The following are from one region of the Shinella sp. PSBB067 genome:
- a CDS encoding LysR family transcriptional regulator, with translation MAFTFRQLQYFVAVAEQGSVTRAAQHLSISQSSITEAIKELESDLGVELFERHPRGLTTTHNGHQFLRHATKILANVSDARSSFSDNRAPEKGQLNLGVTSLVAGYVLSDLLSRYRRAFPGIEVSAIEDNGSYLEHLLVGGELDVAVMVISNLRDRMALQAEIIETSPYRLWLPIGHPLVSADIISVSDIAKEPLIMLTVDEIEENTGKLLSALGARPHVAFRTRSVEAVRSLVATGAGIALLPDLVYRPWSLEGDRIESRDVSGALPVVQIGMVWRKGSSLPQAARDFVGLAEALRSGRGR, from the coding sequence ATGGCTTTCACCTTCCGGCAATTGCAGTATTTCGTCGCCGTCGCGGAACAGGGCTCCGTCACGCGCGCCGCCCAGCACCTTTCCATTTCGCAGTCCTCGATAACGGAGGCGATCAAGGAGCTCGAATCGGATCTCGGCGTCGAGCTGTTCGAGCGCCATCCGCGCGGACTGACGACGACGCACAACGGCCACCAGTTCCTGCGCCACGCGACGAAGATCCTCGCCAACGTTTCCGACGCCCGCAGCTCCTTTTCGGACAACCGGGCGCCGGAAAAGGGCCAGCTCAATCTCGGCGTCACCTCGCTCGTGGCAGGCTACGTGCTCTCCGACCTGCTCTCGCGCTATCGCCGCGCCTTTCCCGGCATCGAGGTGAGCGCCATCGAGGACAACGGCTCCTATCTGGAGCACCTGCTGGTCGGCGGGGAACTCGACGTCGCCGTCATGGTCATCTCGAACCTGCGCGACCGCATGGCGCTGCAGGCGGAGATCATCGAGACCTCGCCCTATCGGCTCTGGCTGCCCATCGGCCACCCGCTCGTCTCGGCCGACATCATTTCCGTCAGCGACATCGCCAAGGAGCCGCTGATCATGCTGACGGTCGACGAAATCGAGGAGAATACCGGCAAGCTGCTGAGCGCGCTCGGCGCGCGGCCCCACGTCGCCTTCCGCACCCGCTCGGTGGAGGCGGTGCGCAGCCTGGTGGCGACCGGCGCGGGCATCGCGCTCCTGCCCGACCTCGTCTACCGCCCCTGGTCGCTGGAAGGCGACCGCATCGAAAGCCGCGACGTCTCCGGCGCGCTGCCGGTGGTGCAGATCGGCATGGTCTGGCGCAAGGGCTCCAGCCTGCCGCAGGCGGCGCGCGATTTCGTCGGGCTGGCCGAGGCGCTGAGAAGCGGTCGCGGGCGGTAG
- a CDS encoding LysR family transcriptional regulator, whose product MQIVLIETFLDLMETRNFNRTAERLNITQSTVTHRINALEAMFARKLFARNKGGTQPTAAGLRFLDHAKALQHQWHEAARAVETAGAYERSMRIGLQHDLAAHYAGDWLAAVRKELPATSIYLEVDYSSQMNRDLGAGDLDLAILFTPHYLPDLYYERIGEVRYEMVSSTVSRIEDVKPEDYIQAVYSPAFDRLHRQAHPALSTAPIASGETTAILALMQKLGGSAFVMEADARRLLRSGAASRVAGAEPIAQAVYAAVNVRTRHAHQHRRIIAILQTLLAG is encoded by the coding sequence ATGCAAATTGTCCTGATTGAGACATTCCTCGACCTGATGGAAACGCGCAATTTCAACCGCACGGCGGAGCGGCTGAACATCACGCAATCGACGGTCACCCACCGCATCAACGCGCTGGAGGCGATGTTCGCGCGAAAGCTCTTCGCGCGCAACAAGGGCGGCACCCAGCCGACCGCCGCGGGCCTGCGCTTCCTCGATCACGCCAAGGCTCTCCAGCACCAGTGGCACGAGGCGGCGCGGGCGGTGGAGACGGCGGGCGCCTACGAGCGCTCCATGCGCATCGGCCTCCAGCACGACCTTGCCGCCCACTATGCCGGCGACTGGCTGGCGGCGGTGCGGAAGGAGCTGCCGGCGACCTCTATCTACCTGGAAGTGGACTATTCAAGCCAGATGAACCGCGACCTCGGCGCGGGCGACCTCGACCTCGCCATCCTCTTCACGCCGCACTACCTGCCGGACCTCTACTACGAGCGGATCGGCGAGGTGCGCTACGAGATGGTGAGCAGCACGGTGAGCCGGATCGAGGACGTGAAGCCGGAGGATTATATCCAGGCCGTCTATTCGCCCGCCTTCGACCGGCTGCACCGGCAGGCCCATCCCGCGCTTTCGACGGCGCCGATCGCCAGCGGCGAGACGACGGCGATCCTGGCGCTGATGCAGAAGCTCGGCGGTTCGGCCTTCGTGATGGAGGCGGATGCCCGGCGCCTGCTGCGCAGCGGCGCGGCGAGCCGCGTGGCGGGCGCCGAGCCGATTGCCCAGGCCGTCTATGCCGCCGTCAACGTGCGCACCCGCCACGCCCACCAGCACCGGCGCATCATCGCGATCCTCCAGACCCTGCTTGCGGGTTGA
- a CDS encoding FAD-dependent oxidoreductase, whose protein sequence is MSALPSHARVVIIGGGAVGASALYHLAEAGWTDCVLLEKNELTAGSTWHAAGNVPTFSSSWSIMNMQRYSASLYRELGVLVDYPMNYHVTGSIRLGHSKERLQEFKRVVGMGRYQGMDLDILSPDEMRGRYPFLETHDLTGALYDPYDGDIDPAQLTQALAKGARDMGAKIFRFCPATGARREGEEWVISTPEGEIRCEKVVNAAGYYAREVGKWFGREVPMMVMSHQYILFEEIPELAAWSKEAGHKLPLLRDVDSSYYLRQEKTGMNLGPYERNCKAHWVTPDDPMPDDFSFQLFPDDLDRLEWYLNDAVERVPILGTAGLSRMINGPIPYAPDGNPLIGPMPGVPNAFEACVFTFGICQAGGAGKVLAEWVTEGETEWDMWSCDPRRYTRFAADKDYCIAKGMEIYGHEYAMHFPKHAWPAGRDRKLSPIHDRIKALGGQFKPYNGWERAMWYAKPGDDLSEEATQTWNREGPWRPRIEAECRAVTETAGILDLPGFSRFRVKGQGATVWLSSLITGKVPKPGRIGLAYFSDDKGRIVTEMSVMMLDEDFFFLITAATAQWHDFEWLAKHLPDNAAFTIEDVTDSFSCQILSGPNSRAILAEVSDADLSKGWLTHQPAQIAGRWCQLVRVSFAGELGWEIHTKIEDTAAIFDAVWAAGQKHGLKPFGMEALDSLRIEKGYRAWKGDLSTDYTILQGGLDRFVDWTKPDFKGKPALEREKQRGVTKRFVLLTVEAGECDAPYMSTLWHGGKVVGETTSGNWGYRVGKSIALGMLRADLAVPGTEVEVEIYGDRFKAIVQPDGPLFDPNNERLRA, encoded by the coding sequence ATGTCCGCATTGCCAAGCCATGCCCGGGTCGTCATCATCGGCGGAGGCGCCGTCGGCGCATCCGCGCTCTATCATCTGGCCGAGGCTGGATGGACCGATTGCGTGCTGCTCGAAAAGAACGAGCTGACCGCCGGCTCGACATGGCATGCCGCCGGCAACGTGCCGACCTTCTCCTCCTCCTGGTCGATCATGAACATGCAGCGCTATTCCGCCTCGCTCTACCGCGAGCTGGGGGTGCTGGTCGATTATCCCATGAACTACCACGTCACCGGCTCCATCCGCCTCGGCCATTCGAAGGAGCGGCTGCAGGAGTTCAAGCGTGTCGTCGGCATGGGCCGCTACCAAGGCATGGACCTCGACATACTCTCGCCCGACGAGATGCGCGGCAGATATCCATTCCTCGAAACCCACGACCTCACCGGCGCGCTCTACGATCCCTATGACGGCGACATCGACCCCGCGCAGCTCACGCAGGCGCTGGCCAAGGGCGCGCGCGACATGGGCGCGAAGATCTTCCGCTTCTGCCCCGCCACCGGCGCGCGGCGCGAGGGCGAGGAATGGGTGATCTCCACGCCTGAGGGCGAGATCCGCTGCGAGAAGGTGGTCAATGCGGCCGGTTATTATGCCCGCGAGGTCGGCAAATGGTTCGGCCGCGAGGTACCGATGATGGTGATGAGCCATCAGTACATCCTCTTCGAGGAAATCCCCGAGCTGGCCGCATGGTCCAAGGAGGCCGGCCACAAGCTGCCGCTGCTGCGTGACGTCGACAGCTCCTATTATCTCCGTCAGGAGAAGACGGGCATGAATCTCGGCCCCTATGAGCGGAACTGCAAGGCGCATTGGGTGACGCCTGATGATCCGATGCCGGACGACTTCTCCTTCCAGCTCTTCCCGGACGATCTCGACCGCCTCGAATGGTATCTGAACGACGCCGTCGAGCGTGTGCCGATCCTCGGCACGGCGGGCCTGTCGCGCATGATCAACGGCCCCATCCCCTATGCGCCGGATGGTAACCCGCTGATCGGCCCGATGCCGGGCGTGCCGAACGCCTTCGAGGCCTGCGTCTTCACCTTCGGCATCTGCCAGGCGGGCGGGGCCGGCAAGGTGCTGGCGGAATGGGTGACGGAAGGCGAGACGGAATGGGACATGTGGTCCTGCGACCCGCGCCGCTATACGAGATTCGCCGCCGACAAGGACTATTGCATCGCCAAGGGCATGGAAATCTACGGCCACGAATATGCGATGCACTTCCCCAAGCATGCATGGCCGGCCGGGCGGGACAGGAAGCTCTCGCCGATCCACGACCGCATCAAGGCGCTTGGGGGCCAGTTCAAGCCCTATAACGGCTGGGAGCGCGCCATGTGGTATGCGAAGCCCGGCGACGACCTCTCGGAAGAGGCGACGCAGACCTGGAACCGCGAGGGACCGTGGCGTCCGCGCATCGAGGCGGAGTGCCGCGCCGTCACCGAGACGGCGGGCATCCTCGACCTTCCCGGCTTCTCGCGCTTCCGCGTGAAGGGACAAGGCGCGACGGTGTGGCTTTCCTCGCTCATCACCGGCAAGGTGCCGAAGCCCGGCCGCATCGGCCTTGCCTATTTCTCCGACGACAAGGGCCGCATCGTCACGGAAATGTCCGTCATGATGCTGGACGAGGACTTCTTCTTCCTCATCACCGCCGCGACCGCGCAGTGGCACGATTTCGAATGGCTGGCGAAGCACCTGCCTGACAATGCCGCCTTCACCATCGAGGACGTGACGGACAGTTTCTCCTGCCAGATCCTCTCCGGTCCCAACTCCCGCGCCATCCTCGCGGAGGTCTCGGACGCGGACCTCTCCAAGGGCTGGCTGACGCATCAGCCCGCGCAAATCGCCGGCCGCTGGTGCCAGCTCGTGCGCGTCTCCTTCGCCGGCGAACTCGGCTGGGAAATCCACACGAAGATCGAGGACACCGCCGCCATCTTCGACGCCGTCTGGGCGGCGGGGCAGAAGCATGGCCTCAAGCCATTCGGCATGGAGGCGCTCGACAGCCTGCGCATCGAGAAGGGTTATCGCGCGTGGAAGGGCGACCTTTCGACCGACTATACGATCCTTCAAGGCGGCCTCGACCGCTTCGTCGACTGGACCAAGCCCGATTTCAAGGGCAAGCCGGCGCTGGAGCGCGAGAAGCAGCGGGGCGTCACCAAGCGTTTCGTGCTGCTGACGGTGGAGGCCGGTGAATGCGATGCGCCCTACATGTCGACGCTCTGGCACGGCGGCAAGGTCGTCGGCGAGACGACCTCCGGCAACTGGGGCTACCGCGTCGGCAAATCCATCGCGCTCGGCATGCTCCGCGCCGACCTCGCCGTGCCGGGCACGGAAGTCGAGGTGGAAATCTACGGCGACCGCTTCAAGGCGATCGTCCAGCCGGACGGTCCACTCTTCGATCCCAACAATGAAAGACTGCGCGCATGA
- a CDS encoding FAD-dependent oxidoreductase, producing the protein MTKPIPSKARAVIIGGGVSGCSVAYHLAKLGWTDVVLLERKQLTSGTTWHAAGLIGQLRASQNMTRLAKYSADLYVKLEAETGIGTGMRQCGSMTVALTEERKEEIYRQASLARAFDIDVREITVDEVKGLYPHLNTADVKAAVHLPLDGQCDPANIAMALAKGARQNGATVIENVKVTSVLTKDGRVTGVAYEQNGETFTIETENVVNAAGMWGRTLADMSGVTLPLHACEHFYIVTEPIPNLARLPVLRVPDECTYYKEDAGKMLIGAFELKAKPWGMDGISEDFCFDQLPEDFDHFQPILENAINRMPMLETAGIHTFFNGPESFTPDDRYYLGEAPELKGYWVAAGYNSIGIVSSGGAGMALAQWMNDGEPPFDLWEVDIRRAQPFQRNRAYLKDRVSETLGLLYADHFPYRQMATARGVRRSPLHEHLKARGAVFGEVAGWERANWFAKEGQEREYRYSWKRQNWFENQKEEHLAVRNGVGLFDMTSFGKIRVEGRDALAFLQRLCANQMDVAPGRIVYTQMLNARGGIESDLTVTRLSQTAFFLVVPGATLQRDLAWLRRHLADEFVVITDVTAAESVLCLMGPKARDLMQKVSPNDFSNAHHPFATAREIEIGMGLARAHRVTYVGELGWELYVSTDQAAHIFEALEEAGADVGLKLCGLHTLDSCRIEKAYRHFGHDITDEDHVLEAGLGFAVRTKKGEFIGRDAVLRRQEEGLKRRMVQFRLADPEPLLFHNEALVRDGRIVSTITSGNYGHHLGGAIGMGYVPCQGESEADVLASRYEIEIAGVRVKAEASLVPMYDPKAERVRA; encoded by the coding sequence ATGACGAAGCCCATCCCTTCGAAGGCGAGAGCCGTCATCATCGGCGGCGGCGTCTCCGGCTGCTCGGTCGCCTATCATCTCGCCAAGCTCGGCTGGACGGATGTGGTGCTGCTGGAGCGCAAGCAGCTCACGTCGGGCACGACATGGCACGCCGCAGGTCTCATCGGCCAGCTCCGCGCCTCGCAGAACATGACGCGCCTCGCGAAATATTCCGCCGACCTCTACGTCAAGCTGGAGGCCGAGACCGGCATCGGCACCGGCATGCGCCAGTGCGGCTCGATGACCGTGGCGCTGACCGAGGAGCGTAAGGAGGAAATCTACCGCCAGGCCTCGCTCGCCCGCGCCTTCGATATCGACGTGCGTGAGATCACCGTCGACGAGGTGAAGGGGCTCTACCCGCATCTCAACACGGCGGATGTGAAGGCCGCCGTGCATTTGCCGCTCGACGGCCAGTGCGACCCGGCCAATATCGCGATGGCGCTCGCCAAGGGCGCGCGGCAGAACGGGGCGACGGTCATCGAGAACGTCAAGGTGACGTCCGTGCTGACGAAGGACGGGCGCGTGACGGGCGTCGCCTACGAGCAGAACGGCGAGACCTTCACCATCGAGACTGAGAACGTCGTCAACGCCGCCGGCATGTGGGGGCGCACGCTCGCCGACATGTCGGGCGTCACGCTGCCGCTGCATGCCTGCGAGCATTTCTACATCGTCACCGAGCCGATCCCGAATCTTGCGCGCCTGCCGGTGCTGCGCGTGCCGGACGAATGCACCTACTACAAGGAGGACGCCGGCAAGATGCTGATCGGCGCCTTCGAATTGAAGGCCAAGCCCTGGGGCATGGACGGCATTTCAGAAGACTTCTGCTTCGACCAGCTGCCGGAGGATTTCGACCATTTCCAGCCGATCCTCGAAAACGCCATCAACCGCATGCCGATGCTGGAAACCGCCGGCATCCACACCTTCTTCAACGGCCCGGAAAGCTTCACGCCGGACGACCGCTACTATCTCGGCGAAGCCCCGGAGTTGAAGGGCTACTGGGTCGCCGCCGGCTACAATTCCATCGGCATCGTCTCCTCCGGCGGCGCGGGCATGGCGCTCGCCCAGTGGATGAACGACGGCGAGCCACCCTTCGATCTATGGGAAGTGGATATCCGCCGTGCCCAGCCGTTCCAGCGAAACCGCGCCTATCTCAAGGACCGCGTCTCCGAGACGCTCGGCCTGCTCTATGCCGACCACTTCCCCTATCGCCAGATGGCGACCGCGCGCGGCGTGCGCCGCTCGCCGCTGCACGAGCACCTGAAGGCGCGCGGCGCGGTCTTCGGCGAGGTCGCCGGCTGGGAGCGCGCCAACTGGTTCGCCAAGGAAGGCCAGGAGCGGGAATACCGCTATTCGTGGAAGCGGCAGAACTGGTTCGAGAACCAGAAGGAAGAGCATCTTGCCGTCCGCAACGGCGTCGGTCTCTTCGACATGACGTCCTTCGGCAAGATCCGTGTGGAAGGCCGCGATGCGCTCGCCTTCCTGCAAAGGCTCTGCGCCAACCAGATGGACGTCGCCCCCGGCAGGATCGTCTACACCCAGATGCTCAACGCCCGCGGCGGCATCGAGAGCGACCTGACGGTGACGCGCCTTTCGCAGACCGCCTTCTTCCTCGTCGTGCCCGGCGCGACGCTTCAGCGCGACCTTGCCTGGCTTCGCAGGCACCTTGCGGACGAGTTCGTCGTCATCACCGATGTCACGGCGGCCGAAAGCGTGCTCTGCCTCATGGGGCCGAAGGCGCGTGACCTCATGCAGAAGGTCAGCCCCAACGACTTCTCCAACGCCCACCACCCTTTCGCGACGGCCCGCGAGATCGAGATCGGCATGGGCCTCGCCCGCGCCCACCGCGTCACCTATGTCGGAGAGCTCGGCTGGGAGCTTTACGTCTCCACCGACCAGGCCGCCCACATCTTCGAGGCGCTGGAGGAAGCCGGGGCCGATGTGGGGCTGAAGCTCTGCGGCCTGCACACGCTCGACAGTTGCCGCATCGAAAAGGCCTACCGCCATTTCGGCCACGACATCACCGACGAGGATCATGTACTGGAAGCCGGCCTCGGCTTTGCCGTGCGCACGAAGAAGGGCGAGTTCATCGGCCGCGATGCGGTTCTGCGCAGGCAGGAGGAAGGGTTGAAGCGCCGCATGGTGCAGTTCCGTCTCGCCGATCCCGAGCCGCTGCTCTTCCACAACGAGGCGCTGGTGCGCGACGGCAGGATCGTCTCGACCATCACCTCGGGCAATTACGGCCACCACCTCGGCGGCGCCATCGGCATGGGCTACGTGCCCTGCCAAGGCGAGAGCGAGGCGGATGTGCTGGCCTCCCGCTACGAGATCGAGATCGCCGGCGTGCGCGTGAAGGCGGAAGCCTCGCTCGTGCCCATGTATGATCCGAAGGCAGAAAGGGTACGGGCATGA
- a CDS encoding oxaloacetate decarboxylase produces the protein MSNLAERHQRFHDLHQSGCFVIPNPWDMGSARMMAASGAVALATTSAGFAFTLGRPDMGRVTREEMLKHAEDIVRATPLPVSGDFENGFADAPDDVAETIRLAAEAGLSGCSIEDTQMVDGNPAYDFDLAVERIRAAADAARSLGRPFILCARADGVMNGVYDLDEAIRRIQAFEAAGADLLYVPVPPGEAELRRVVQSVSRPVNALAAGPLRQLTVPQLAAIGVRRISLGSTIARVTHAAIAEQMEAIVRDGSFAKLSAAASGDEINRMLAAGAGETDHE, from the coding sequence ATGAGCAACCTCGCCGAACGCCACCAGCGCTTCCACGACCTTCACCAGTCCGGCTGCTTCGTCATCCCCAATCCCTGGGATATGGGCTCCGCCCGCATGATGGCCGCCTCCGGCGCCGTGGCGCTCGCCACCACCTCCGCCGGCTTCGCCTTCACGCTCGGCCGGCCCGACATGGGCCGCGTGACGCGCGAGGAGATGCTGAAACACGCCGAGGACATCGTGCGCGCCACGCCCCTGCCCGTCTCCGGCGATTTCGAGAACGGCTTTGCCGATGCACCGGATGATGTGGCCGAGACCATCCGCCTCGCCGCCGAGGCCGGCCTTTCCGGCTGCTCGATCGAAGACACGCAGATGGTGGACGGCAACCCGGCCTATGACTTCGACCTCGCCGTCGAGCGCATCCGCGCCGCCGCCGACGCCGCCCGCTCGCTCGGCCGGCCCTTCATCCTGTGCGCCCGCGCCGACGGCGTGATGAACGGCGTCTACGATCTTGACGAGGCCATCCGCCGCATCCAGGCCTTCGAGGCGGCCGGCGCGGACCTCCTCTATGTCCCGGTGCCGCCCGGCGAGGCGGAATTGCGCCGCGTCGTGCAGTCGGTGTCGAGGCCGGTCAACGCGCTTGCCGCCGGACCGCTGCGCCAGCTCACCGTGCCGCAGTTGGCCGCCATCGGCGTACGGCGCATCTCCCTCGGCTCGACGATCGCCCGCGTCACCCACGCGGCCATCGCCGAGCAGATGGAGGCCATCGTCAGGGACGGCAGTTTCGCGAAATTGTCCGCCGCCGCGTCGGGGGACGAGATCAACCGGATGCTTGCCGCCGGTGCGGGGGAGACCGATCATGAGTGA
- a CDS encoding trimethylamine methyltransferase family protein produces MSEQAVLSRRSGGRAARVAMRAAPLAENVRPVRPGLPGGQYKPLTEAGVRRIHEAALDALENIGLANAPKSGVEIMTGAGAILGEDGRIRFPRALVEDMLALAARDITLYGRDPRYDLELSGTRVYYGTAGAAVHIVDVEKREYRESTARDLYNAAQLVHHLDNVHFFQRAMVCRDVPDNFLMDINTLYGCCAGTSKHVGTSFSDPSHVAGCFDLIHMMAGGEDKWRERPFVSNSNCFVVPPMKFAEESCITMEACIRAGMPILLLSAGQAGATAPAPLATAIVQAVAECLAGVVYVNAMAPGHPAIFGTWPFVSDLRTGAMSGGSGEQALLTAGCAQMHQFYRLPGGAAAGIADSKLPDMQAGWEQAISNVMAGLSGLNMVYEAVGMHASLLGFCLESLVLGDDLLGQVQRCVRGIDVTEDSVSLETMRSVCLDGPGHYLGDPQTLSLMQTEYIYPAVADRTSPKEWAEIGRPDLVQKAIERKNRILAEAGGPLFDFATDRAVREKFRIYF; encoded by the coding sequence ATGAGTGAACAGGCGGTCTTGTCGCGCAGATCCGGCGGCCGCGCCGCGCGCGTCGCCATGCGCGCCGCGCCGCTTGCGGAAAATGTCCGCCCCGTGCGCCCCGGCCTGCCGGGCGGCCAGTACAAGCCGCTGACGGAGGCGGGCGTGCGCCGCATCCACGAGGCGGCGCTGGATGCGCTGGAGAATATCGGCCTCGCCAACGCCCCGAAATCCGGCGTCGAGATCATGACCGGCGCGGGCGCCATCCTCGGCGAGGACGGCCGCATCCGCTTCCCCCGTGCGCTGGTGGAGGACATGCTGGCGCTCGCCGCGCGCGACATCACGCTTTACGGCCGCGATCCGAGATACGACCTCGAACTCTCCGGCACCCGCGTCTATTACGGCACGGCCGGTGCGGCGGTGCATATCGTCGACGTCGAGAAGCGCGAATACCGCGAATCGACCGCCAGGGACCTCTACAACGCTGCCCAGCTCGTCCATCACCTCGACAACGTGCACTTCTTCCAGCGCGCGATGGTCTGCCGCGACGTGCCCGACAATTTCCTGATGGACATCAACACGCTCTACGGCTGCTGCGCCGGCACGTCCAAGCATGTCGGCACCAGCTTTTCCGATCCCTCGCACGTCGCCGGCTGCTTCGACCTCATCCATATGATGGCGGGCGGCGAGGACAAGTGGCGCGAGCGCCCCTTCGTGTCGAATTCCAACTGCTTCGTCGTACCGCCGATGAAGTTCGCGGAGGAAAGCTGCATCACCATGGAGGCCTGCATCCGCGCCGGCATGCCGATCCTGTTGCTGTCGGCCGGACAGGCGGGCGCGACGGCCCCCGCGCCGCTCGCCACCGCCATCGTGCAGGCGGTCGCCGAGTGTCTTGCCGGTGTCGTCTACGTCAACGCCATGGCGCCCGGCCATCCCGCGATCTTCGGCACATGGCCCTTCGTCTCCGACCTCAGGACCGGCGCCATGTCCGGCGGCTCGGGCGAGCAGGCGCTGCTGACGGCCGGCTGCGCCCAGATGCACCAGTTCTACCGCCTGCCGGGCGGGGCCGCCGCCGGCATCGCCGATTCCAAGCTGCCCGACATGCAGGCCGGCTGGGAACAGGCGATCTCCAACGTCATGGCCGGCCTTTCCGGCCTTAACATGGTCTACGAGGCGGTCGGCATGCACGCCTCGCTGCTCGGCTTCTGCCTCGAAAGCCTCGTGCTCGGCGACGACCTGCTCGGCCAGGTGCAGCGCTGCGTGCGCGGCATCGACGTGACGGAGGATTCGGTCTCGCTGGAGACCATGCGCTCCGTCTGCCTCGACGGCCCCGGCCATTATCTCGGCGACCCGCAGACCCTGTCGCTGATGCAGACGGAATACATCTACCCCGCCGTCGCCGATCGCACGAGCCCGAAGGAATGGGCCGAAATCGGCCGCCCGGACCTCGTGCAGAAGGCGATCGAGCGCAAGAACCGCATCCTCGCCGAAGCCGGCGGCCCCCTCTTCGATTTCGCGACGGACCGGGCGGTGCGCGAGAAGTTCAGGATCTATTTCTAG
- a CDS encoding Lrp/AsnC family transcriptional regulator, producing MDELDEKDRLLLAALRADARQSLVELARHAGLSRSAVHERIRRLEARGVIAGYTVKLGIDRARPGVEALVAIGFQQGRNCDHIVPHLTGIPEVVTCWSLAGPTDLMLLVECASNAALDTVRRQIATTPGIATVQTHVSLRTHFDRRG from the coding sequence ATGGACGAACTGGACGAGAAGGACAGGCTGCTGCTTGCCGCGCTGCGCGCCGATGCCCGCCAGAGCCTCGTGGAACTGGCGCGCCACGCCGGGCTTTCCCGCAGCGCGGTGCATGAGCGCATCCGTCGGCTGGAGGCGAGGGGTGTGATCGCCGGCTATACGGTGAAGCTCGGCATCGACAGGGCGCGGCCGGGCGTCGAGGCGCTGGTCGCCATCGGTTTCCAGCAGGGGCGCAACTGCGATCACATCGTGCCGCACCTGACCGGTATTCCCGAGGTCGTGACCTGCTGGTCGCTCGCCGGGCCGACCGACCTGATGCTGCTCGTCGAATGCGCGTCCAACGCCGCGCTCGACACGGTGCGCCGCCAGATCGCGACGACGCCGGGCATCGCGACCGTGCAGACGCACGTCTCTCTGCGCACCCATTTCGACCGTCGCGGCTAG
- a CDS encoding cysteine hydrolase family protein: MPTIPENAVLIPIDMQRAFDATPWPRRWNDRLDENGLALVTAWRAAGRPIIHVRHDSVEPGSTLRPEAPGNALRPGFEPKAGEPLVTKSVNAAFIGTDLDLRLRRLGTDTVVLFGISTDMCVSTSVRVGSNLGYRVILVEDACDCFDLPDGKGGSVPAEEIHRAHVATLRHEFAAVWRTGEVLASL, translated from the coding sequence ATGCCGACCATACCGGAAAACGCCGTCCTGATCCCCATCGACATGCAGCGGGCCTTCGACGCCACACCCTGGCCGCGGCGCTGGAACGACAGGCTTGACGAGAACGGCCTTGCGCTCGTCACCGCCTGGCGCGCCGCCGGGCGTCCGATCATCCATGTGCGCCACGACAGCGTCGAGCCCGGCTCCACGCTGCGCCCCGAGGCGCCGGGCAATGCGCTTCGCCCCGGCTTCGAGCCGAAGGCGGGCGAACCGCTGGTCACGAAAAGCGTCAACGCCGCCTTCATCGGCACCGACCTCGATCTGCGCCTGCGCCGTCTCGGAACCGATACGGTCGTGCTGTTCGGCATATCGACGGACATGTGCGTTTCCACCAGCGTGCGCGTAGGGTCGAACCTCGGCTACCGGGTGATTCTCGTCGAGGATGCCTGCGATTGCTTCGACCTGCCGGACGGCAAGGGCGGGAGCGTCCCGGCGGAGGAGATCCACCGCGCCCATGTCGCGACGCTGCGGCACGAATTCGCCGCGGTGTGGCGGACCGGCGAAGTGCTGGCGTCCCTCTAG